The window TTGCAAACTCCTATTTTTAGAATCTAACTATAAATGAActgcataaataaatatttgtaaacattttatgtgcattattatcaagaaaaatttggagaatgtgaaagaaaaacaaagctCATACATGTGTGTGATGCTGCAAACAGTGCCTCTGCTGAGAGAACAGTTGCATGTGACATGCTTAGCATGTCTTCTGTAATGAATCTCTTGACATTTCCCTTAATACTGCAGAAATCTTCATTGATCTTCCAAtttaggttttttaattttgagtttaTTGCTTCAAGAGCTTTCACTGTTGGCTACAAAGTCAATTAGTAATATGCATTTATATACATATTAAGGAagttatagaaaaaaattttaaaaacaaattagagaaCATCCAAgtgaaaaaggaaacaaaaagccaaaaaaattgttataatcatcttattgaaaaaaaagaaaacatatattATGTAGCACAGTTTTCTAAGAAGCCATATGACATGTGAGTGATTAGATAACTAACATTTGTACATATACTTCTTCAATAATCACATCCGTCTTTGTAAATGCATGCATATCACTGGGTCCCAAAAGAAAGTAATCCATTGGGTCCCAAAGTAAAGAAAGAATCCAAGTATGATCCTCTTTTTTTATCTAACTCttgcaaaagttaaaacaccatatttttatttgagtaaatttcaattcatattttataGTTTGACCCTATcacaatttaatttataaagtgAATTGCTACATTTTGATTTGGATTCTGTCCAAATTTACAATTTCTAAAAGGAGAAAGTTTGTGTAATAATTGAAAGTTTGTATACTAAACTATAATAGAATCAAACAAGAGTGGGtacatttgtttctttttatttaataaacccACATGAAATGTACATAGTCACACCCTTTCATACATCCTTTCTCACAACTATCTGACATGGTCAACTTTGAATGGTGGGTCCATATAAAAGTGAAGCAGTCTATCATTATCTACCGTATAAATTGATAGTGGAAAAGATTGTGGTCCTAGAACTTCTCTATAGACTAAGATAATAATTAGTGTCATTTCAGATTTCAATTCCAACATGCTTAATAATCAAACGAATCTTTGACATGTTAGTATATCACATTGTCAAAAACTAAAttgaataacatttttttttttaattcctggTCTGACCAAAAGATATTTGTTGGGCATGATAGTCAAAATAGTGGTTGGAACATCAAGCTATAATGTCAAGCAGATTCTTATTGCAAGAAAATTAATAACCGTttacatttattaaaaaatatatatgaaagaaaACAAGGAATTAATACCCGTCAAACAAAATCTAGTCAAgtcaacaaaaatcaaattaattgaTGTCAAGTTCAAGTTATCTAAATAAAGTGATCcaagccaaaaaaagaagaagaagaagaaatttaaattcatttaatatcACCAACCATTACGTACAGACATAACATAACTATTCCAACATGCAATTTCACAACTTACTAATTTATATGATTGTGAGTGGCTGACAAAAAGTAGTGAGTCTATATATGCAAAAAGGGTCCAACCTTCACATAAGTCAACAAgttatgaaattatatatatatatatatatatataaggtgtGTGTTTGTAGAAGTATTATATTTCCGActtctattaattatattttgatacaaaataaaatttctactctaacctaatctaagtgtatatatgtgtgaagctccctcctagatacttgaaccccggcccttaccccccacaccccacaagcacttatacttgtagagtaacCAATGCACCAAGGGTGTGTGGTAGTACTTCTATTAATTATATTGAATATTCCTCCAACCAACTTACATAAATactttctcccaaaaaaaaaaaaaaaaacttacataaatAGATTGAATTTTCCTAATAAATCAATGTGTAcattaaatgaaataatttttttaatgataacattacttatttaaataaattaaaaataatactacagacacaaactatttttaatattttacattatttttacaataaaagtaAGGAAAACAAGGAAGTCAATACCTACCCGAGGCCATTTTAGTTTAGTTAATGGAATGACATATTTCGATACCGTTTAATACTGGTGTATCATTTCAGATTTAccgctattttatataatatatattatattaaaaagtaGTGAGTCTATATATGCAAAAAGGGTCCAACCTTCACATAAGTCAACAAgttatgaaattatatatatatatatatatataaaataaaaaaaataaaaggtgtgTGTTTGTAGAAGTATTATATTTCCtatatgtgtgaagctccctcttagagacttgaacctcgaCCCTTACCCTCCACACCCTACAggcacttatacttgtaaagtaaccaacgcaccaagggtgtgcagtGATACTTCTATTAATTATATTGAATATTCCTCCAACCAACTTACATAAATACTTtctcccctaaaaaaaaaaaaaaagaaacttacataaATAGATTGAATTTTCCTAATAAATCAATGTGTAcattaaatgaaataatttatttaatgataatattacttatttaaataaattaaaaataatattacagacacaaactatttttaatattttacattatttttacaataaaagtaAGGAAAACAAGGAAGTCAATACCAACCCGAGGCCGTTTCAGTTTAGTTAATGGAATGACATATTTCGATACTGTTTAATACTGGTATATCGTTTCAAATTTACCGCTATattatataatctatatatatatatataaaaccgaaatctttgctggcaccacaattttccacgtcagcacaatatttaaaaaataaaaaataaataaaaattataactcctcaaaaccctagcacccttacccctctctcaagttaagaaatataaagtcacggtttctgcaaactctctctctctccagacgtaggaagccctaaaacattcaagatctacaatgcacagtatagattttagcttataaagttcagcttttgtaaggctagtgttgtttatatattaattaatacatagtactttgttcaccattgaatactcatataatcaatttccaattcagtgttcaagaattaaaccaaaattctaactatgctatcataaaatattattattagtatgaattttatggagttgcggtgttccagaattaaaccaaaattattttaaattatctataatattttgtcctctgaaaattttatctctttgattttattatattgtgtttcttaagctatagagagattttctttggtttctgcaaactctctctctctctctcttcagatgtaggaagcccaaaacgcacggtatagcattcaagatctacaactcacggtatagattttagcttataaagttcagcttttgtaagattagtttgtttatatatttagtccttacatttaggtttaggtttaggtttaggttttaagagatttatatattactactatgtggctaaaTTTCCTGTGACattagttttatgtttttaaccaaatacatcaggaaagcaagagaaggcgcataaatatttagtccttacgtttaggtttaggttttaaaagatttatatattactactatgtggttGAATTTCCCGTGatatcagttttatgtttttttatttatttatttttaatttgttttatgtaaagttagtttgtttacatcagttctttatctcaaagataagacttttatttctaccgcaagaactatttaggtatatatcccttgcaagcacacatgaacttaaattgtcttttaatatatgcatgctttattattttctaatagttttcccgtgcatcgcacgggttagcgactagtatatattatattaaaaactataaaatttcaaactcatATTTCACTAATTATGTCAAATCTCAAACTTAAAATATCACtgccaataataataatattgacaATAAAcatttttaagaatatattaatataataagtCATTGCTGTACATATCTTTAcattgaaaactaaaaagttgcattcaaaaaaataaaataaaaataacctgAAAAAGCTAAAAGGTTCAATTGATGTGATGCAATTAATGCATCACATAAGATGGAGctcaaaactgaaaaagaagTAAAAGCTGAACCATTCAAcccatcttttatttaaaaaaaatataagttttcaACATTTTCAAGGCTAGTCACGTGTAAAAGAGCTTAGGAAATTTCAAATAAgatacaaaacaaagaaagaaaaaccatgTAGCAATGTTCATTGTTCagcaaaaaagagaagaaatcaGAGCAGTGGAGAAGGACAAcagacaagaagaagaagaaaaaaaaaaaaaaaaaaaaaaaaaaggaagaagaagatctaATTGGTGATGTCAATGTGGTGGCAACTTGTTGCACTGGGGTTTGTTCAAATCATgcatttcttctatttttccttCTAGTTTTTGTACCAGCCAAATTTCTCTTTTCCGGCCAAAACGTCCAGTATACTCCAGTATGGCTGGTTTTGTCCGATATGGGCCGGTATCATTTTGAAGGTGTTTCGGTAACGGTTCATCGACCGGAACAAAAAATTTCAGCCATATCGGCCAGTATGGTACGGTTGAGGGAAAATGTGAAAGTTAtcaactattttacaatatttttttaaaaattattaacgTAGTAAGTGGTTATTAATAggtgtgagagtgtcttttttttcgggatactcaggcccaaggatcccgagcctgaataaaaaagaaaggatttggtggactgggccttgactcaccgcagctaaatggctgtttaagaatcaagtgaatgcagagaaatGCTCCTGACAAAAaagatgacaaacaaggatatcgaggagtgccagaaattaacaacgtaagcttagaaagaaaagaaaagcaggattagcaagacgataaaaaaaaaagtactgtggggatcctgggaattatgaaacagtatttcattaaagcattatctgtttgattacaacaagcttactaggacgtgatacaaggtccaatcgagctcaaaaattgcagccttgaatggctatttcagccttcaaaacttgcgaagtttgattctcgttggatccgagtatgtaccatagttgctttttcaggatatcgggaagcaatatttgttttcccttagtattctCTTTCTGCCTGGactttctgataattttttctagggaatctcttctttctattgttcctttctttttttctcgctgctttcttcacaacccatcctctccttttatagtggagtttttctgggcgtcttggggaaccgttggttcccctgttttggtcttttgcaaacagagtaggttctgtcctcatcatctcggtaagtccccttttccgttttctttcattctttccttctcttggttctgattccttcgaaagcttctggttggccatcctctttgggatgtgctgaggtatgctcttctcggcatcctcacttctggcgtcttttacctttctgtttctttcctatttgggcggaatcctgttctgctcttttgaaattgttttgttatcattcttcttccttgtcttggttccccgacgccttttctgtctgtgccatgaagggtcgcttgtgttcttttgtttttcttgttttctttttctgtcttctttctatcgatctgtcctggtcttctttttcttggcgcttattgatggtgcctgaggatccttgcgttttatactttgctgtgacattctctctctctttttttttgttgcttttccttttctgggcttcgggatcctcagggcctttcgcataatccctttggacttggtctgagttttcttttttttttttgggcttaactcactctttcttgggctcagcttattctttcttgggcttattttactgtgattttttagacctcaacatttagccccccgagctcgtgggttgcctgaagcccacgcgtgagtgatttaggtttccttagGTTTTTGTGGGATCCCAGCTCCCTTACGCTGCTTTTGGTCgcttcccttctttttttttttttgcgtgttgtgttcttttataattattacttttcgcagcttcctctttacatgggacgtggcagttgagtatttgagatAAAACTCTTCTACCCACTTATCTCGTTTCCCAttgcttctcattaataactgctgattaaccccctcttcaaattaaattttttgcaactggcgcgtcttttcataaactgtttctcccaactgctacttgcgcctttattgtagtcGTTTCACCTTATCATTTTGCTTCTCTGAACTTTTTTCATTCCctgagtttttcttcttctctgttactctggtcttccctttttcgcactttcaatttcttttcttctcagaGTGTGTGCtgtttccatggcttcttcttcttctcgaaagaggagagagcgtacccccagtccttctgagggggaaggttcttctggttctgctccgagcgaTTCCCGCGAGGTTGctgaacgtccggccttccctttacgggatccttggtattctctcagtttatttttccctcatatatctcatggtgaggctcctccatcccctcacgtttggctattttctggccaagcgggtttcgctggttccgcccaggttcctgaccctagagagatttttgatctccagatcagacaaggaatccgagaggcggttcctattttcttcgattttgttccgggaaagattcagggttggcctatatgggtagacaaagaactgtctgatgctgagtttgtgggtcgtttggagcgcgccggcatcctaaaggcagtggctatttccagaaaccttgagggtttcagagacgccaaagggctcaggcatctggtacgtcgttggtgtccttcccttcacacttttttcttttctactggtgaattgacaatcaccttggaggatgtggttaataacttcctcctcccggtgtttggtgaagaaaatccctttgatattgatctttctggtgaggatctcgtggtggaagagaaattatttggtcattttggtggtcgctccgcctctcctggtggtaagccggctaggatggggagatgggtgatgaccctctctcgtgaaaaggataaggaagtgaggtgggccggtttcctggccttttggcttagtaaatttttgttCAGTGAGTTCCCTaggtacggagttaagtcttcattttttccgttggcaatcaagttggctcggggtacccagtatcctttggcccctctgttcttgggtcatgtttattctcaattggaccagcttcatggagatgaggctgagggtgactcttgctatgtgatcacttcatctcttcactgtgccattcttcagattttcatgtgggaccgttctgcagctactttggctaagtgtagaaatttgaagtttgtgaaggacaagttccaaggatcccccgacatagtgaagggtctttgtggcaattctactgatgcctttcccattatttttcgttggattagcttaaaaggtggtggcctcaatcttgtggagttgtttgaccaagcagggagcttatgttggagatctcctcgtgagtttggtcctggctttgtgtgtgattctgtgttgtcttcttttttatcttcaacaggtaataccttcgacctgcgccgtggtgatgatggcagtctggcttatcttgcctgcattagcccctcctggcttccaGTGCCctcttcaagtggcccaaagtacactcattattcagcacaccgggtgctccgacagtttggttttgatcaagaCATTCCGCCAGTTTTCaaggatgtggtgccatcccttccttccttggatcctttcttgaggctgcaggccttttcttattggtcgcggaggagcccccagttcgtagtgcctaactcccagagaggagtctttgcttccagtggctataccggttattggagaagagtacaaaaatcttttgttgactatgttggcactGGTACAATTCGGGAAGTCTCGAattctagcattgtttctgctccgacagctaatagacgtttatcccttcctactgctgggattgtttctgctgctgcaagcagtaagactgggtttgcagagtggcattcctccaggggaggttgggtgacttaCGGGCAGGATTTTCCTGAGGCCTGGCTGGGTGACAGTCTTATCATTGGTACCTCCTCTAGGGTgcccatcaaaaagggtgcaacagagacaattagtgctgctactactaaaggtaaggatgttaagttgaagaaaatgaaagctgctgatgttggcgaaagtgcaaggggtgtggagataggctctgaagcaaaaagaaggaaaacggggaaatctcaagcacacttggcatctcacgaaggcaaggatgtcagggaacctttagtttcaaggacccggaagaagaccaaggtagagtcttcttttccccaggttcctgtgactgcttcagtccatggttctttaggatcctctggtttggtatcccagcctcctttaggaccctctgggcgtactcgtagtaagcaaaagacttccagagaatctgtagagagagagagaagggcaagacttctttccttcttctctcttttttttgttgcattcattttctatctttgctgacgagtggtgatttcctttgcagtccaagcgcaagtctgattatAAGAAGGGTAAGAGCCAATCTTCTGGAGACGACGTGGTACGTGTGTTCCCCCTTCTTCTATTCTTTCTGTGTTGCTAGCATTcctgctgttttttttttttacttagtattgccttctctgcttctcctttctttaggtggaggtatcccctcctgtgACTGGCAAGGCTCTGGGGGAGGAAGCTACCACAGCTCTTTCTGTCatttttcctgttatgggggaggagccccctactgatgACCCCGCTGAGGAAACTGGGCAgccgatgcaaggttcccaggattctcaggatcccaaagcttctagggtcccatcatctcaaagtccccatcttgcacgcactcctagtcctatcaggactgtgtttcctcaatccttgtcagataaggatgctttgggagacactcctttatccaaacaaacaggtaaaccttgtttcttTTGAAGTGGCGTTAtgctttactttcttttccagtttctcttgagttccttctttttccttttaggtcaaaccagtgagaaacctgctcccagtgttgcctcttctttagaatcagagagctcagaaggtgagtgtaAGCTGCTCCATcgtgttttcctttttctttcccccctttctcttttttatatatatggcgaagccccctgcatctatcccttcctttagccaattTGCCATcggtccttcaccttttcttcaacttgccttatgttccttCCCAAAATCTTCGGGGACgtcaggagatcaggaagaagaggttctgcctcaagaaactggaaccggtttgtttcttctaaatctgttcttccttttctttttcttctcttttttttttctttttgaatattgatacaggctttgcaggttctgagcctgttatccctgaaggaattgtgagacctgttgaagttgctgaccttcatccagagcaaaaggctgcaagtcctcaggtttctgcaagtggtgacgcgatgatgggggatgcctcgaaggtggctgcctcagatcttgattcaaagctttcttctttcctggctcgcttcgatcttttggaattcaacagtcttcctgccagccactttcatgtctttgggtcttcttatggcagcttcctgcgcttctctgttcctgtggaggGCTTGCCACTGctagagagcctgctcaagagtcacggggattttaccagtggcttcaggggaggcatttttctaggcaatattttgatggagttgctgtgtgctgtgctaatttctctaaggaattcctctgttgattcgttgtctgaagaaaagcttctgggatggagaggggtggtgcaggaccttctagaggccaagtttaatttgtctttcctgctggatcacttgcgtctgctggctcatatgctgtttcaaaggcaatcattcaagagtatagacactgagatagttgttgctgaggaagctttggctcatgctcacaaagttttacaagatttgaaagtcaagcggcagaggatcctttcttctttggctgTTCCTGCCATTTCTCCAGATGCTTCtctgttggccggcctcattccttagctttttttttttcactcatatgaacaatttggggttgtataatttttttttaaaacattgctctgctctttgctttctcttttgtgcttcaaaactgcttcttatttcttagtatgtgaatctgcctttttcctTGGATATATATTGCCTTTACTTTCTcgtgactcttttcttttctgagtcctggaccatggttcccacaggcttcactgtaagttctggtccaggtacctggtgatttattgtgcaagtactgaactgggtacactagtatccttttctatgtatgtttttttttttgagatatggtcccagttcatgaactttgacaggttccccctttgccaagtgctaggctaggtatcctagatattttcttttattctgtgatcctagacctatgcacttgggactgtttgtgggatatccgaaattatttgtgaggtggatcctgggccatatgtaaaagggtattacacattctcccttttttttttactcaggtatccttccttgaATTTATCCATATTTGGTCTTTGtagtaaagaaaaacttaaatgcTGCAGAAACAGGAATTCCATTAaaacatgatcatttttttttaggaacaaaataaaaagtctaTTGGCGcagcattgaccacaaagtgtcaatctatcacatgttcctgaacaaaattatcttagaccagaattcttgataaaggctgaaaataaaaagacaaaaataaaaaggaacttAGCGGATAGTGAAGCTGgtgaaaggaccctgaggtactgggggtccccttgtccttatgcataatattgcttcagccatttcccgtttatgggttctgtcaggactgttccatcttctttggcaaggtaataatatccactttcatgagctgcattgatgatgtagggtccttcccattttggggtgaatttggaaggccctggcaggttcctcctcacgtgctccgccatccttagcactaattgccctttggtgaacactcttgggcgtactgcttgtgcatatgctctggtcattctttg of the Quercus robur chromosome 10, dhQueRobu3.1, whole genome shotgun sequence genome contains:
- the LOC126702303 gene encoding probable LRR receptor-like serine/threonine-protein kinase At1g53430 → MRKTMGLGISESKVVHVVVLVIFVLNCFTQFGTDAQILPQNEVKALEAINSKLKNLNWKINEDFCSIKGNVKRFITEDMLSMSHATVLSAEALFAASHTFS